From the genome of Euwallacea similis isolate ESF13 chromosome 24, ESF131.1, whole genome shotgun sequence, one region includes:
- the LOC136416654 gene encoding succinate dehydrogenase cytochrome b560 subunit, mitochondrial-like: protein MSLIFRLAGNRLGQGHRLLFQDSSRLLNYVRPVTIKCTPAVAPLNESHDERNLRLNRPQSPHLTIYKFELPAILSISHRFTGLILTAYTVALSAAAIYLDCPLEFYIEKLKSAEIGAGPIYGLKFLLAFPLTYHFWNGIRHLLWDTGRFMTIKEVYITGWAMFAVTIVTAAILSGMS from the exons atgtctttaatCTTCAG GCTAGCTGGAAATAGACTGGGCCAGGGACATAGGCTTCTATTCCAAGACAGCAGTAGATTGTTAAATTATGTAAGACCGGTTACTATAAAATGCACACCAGCTGTGGCACCGCTAAACGAATCCCACGATGAGCGTAATCTCAGGTTGAATAGACCTCAGTCACCTCATCTcacaatttacaaatttgaattaccTGCTATATTGTCTATTTCCCATAGATTTACAG GGCTGATTTTGACTGCATACACAGTTGCTTTAAGCGCCGCAGCTATTTACCTTGACTGCCCGTTGGAGTTTTATATTGAAAAGCTCAAATCCGCAGAAATTGGAGCCGGTCCTATTTATGgattaaagtttttgttggCTTTTCCCCTCACGTACCACTTTTGGAATGGAATTAGGCACTTGTTGTGGGACACCGGAAGATTCATGACCATAAAGGAAGTTTACATTACTGGATGGGCCATGTTTGCAGTTACGATTGTGACTGCCGCCATTCTTTCTGGAATGTCTtaa